In Tachysurus fulvidraco isolate hzauxx_2018 chromosome 9, HZAU_PFXX_2.0, whole genome shotgun sequence, the sequence TTGTTCCTATTGGCTTACCATCTCCCAGGTGGACATAATGGCAGACTGTTAAGCAAATATAACTTTGTGTTGGGTAAGTAAATACAAATCTTCTGTGGGGAACTGAGAATCATTTCATACATAGCTATTTGAGACTGCACATTAAAGACAAGTCGTTTTCCCCTCCAGATGCTTTTAGCAGATTCATGTTAAAGGATGCCAGAAGCTCAAAATTTATCTTTACTAGAAGAAGTACATTTGGAGGAGTACTGTTTTCCTGATTCAAATTTTTCTTGTTTGAAAGCGTCTTACCATGTGACAGCTAAAACCACGTTATATTTTATACTAGTGTTTGCAATGACCATAACAGTTCTAGGGAACTCTGTAGTGATCATCTCCATAGCTCATTTTAAACAacttcacacaccaacaaacatttTGGTGATGTCTCTAGCTATGGTGGATCTGCTTCTGGGAATCACAGTCATGCCATTCAGCATGATAAGGTCTGTGGATGGCTGCTGGTACTATAGTGAAGAATTGTGCTTTTTACACTCTAGTTTTGACATGTGTCTTACTGGTGCATCAATTTTTCACCTGATTTCTATTGCAATTGATCGATATCAAGCTGTGTGCTATCCACTTCAGTACCCTACGAGAGTGACTATACCTGTTGCATGGTTTATGGCAGTTTTGAGTTGGACTGCATCTGTTGTTTATTCTTATACACTTCTGTGTTCAAAAGCAAATTTGGAAAAATTAGATGAATATATTGTGTCAATAAGTTGCCTGGGATATTGTGGCCTTTTGTTCAATGCACTATGGGCAGCACTGGATGCATGTATATGTTTCTTTTTACCATGCTGTGTTATGTTTTGTctgtacacacaaatattttttatttccaagaAACATGCAAGAAAAATTGACAGTGTGAAGCAGGGCAGAAATGATACGAACTTAATCAAGTTTTCACAAAGAGTGAAACATGAAAACAAGGCAGCAAAAACTCTTGGTATTGTTGTAGGCGCCTTCATTTGTTGCTGGATGCCATATTTCCTCAGTTCTCTACTTGAtccttttattaattttgcCACCCCTTTAGTTCTTTATGATGTCTTTGTCTGGTTGGGTTATATTAATTCCACTTTAAACCCTATCATATATGGGCTTTTTTATCCATGGTTCAGGAAAACATTATATCTTATTGTCACACTAAAGATATTTGGTTCTAATTCTTCTCATATGAAACTGTAtgcataaacataaacatgggTAAATGCTTATTATTGAATAgagttttttctttgtattttctgAAGCCTTTTCACCTTAAAAATGTCTATTATTGATCCCAAAATATACCCTTGTGCCAGACAACATAATTTAGTTTAGTTAATTTGATATTGTCTGTGGTTAGTTTGGAAGGTTTCAGATTATCTGGCACTTCTGTCATTTCTGATTTCTACACAGCTATTGTCTGCATACAAGTTACGTACATTAAAATGCATCTATTGCAACATGGTCTctcaattttatttatgaatggaattgaaatattaataaaaactcacacacagactaatGGTGAGAATAGAGATTCAAATacatattcaaattcaaatttatttatagcGCTttcaacaatggacattgtctcaaagcagctttacagaacataaacataaaacaaaaagattaatataatacaaaagttcaagattaatattaaatgtgtttgtatttatcaccaatgaacaagtctgaggtgactgaggtgactgtggcaaggaagaATTCTTTTGGTTGAAtgggaagaaaccttgagagaaaccagactcaaaagggactATGATCCTAATTTGGGTCACAATGGAGAatctaattataaatatacagtccgacaaatgtcttgatgaggaggttgttgttctCAAGGACCACATAGAGTTGATATCTCCTCTTTTTATGTCAGAATATTTTGTGACACAATGTTCAACTAGTGCTGGTACATCtctgtagatgcctcaggatcctcacatggttgaccgcatctcaatgaaggtccaaaatcttcatgacatggCAGACAATCGGAGCTGTTACAATTTCAGGATACCCCGGTAGAAAAAGtgatcaattctaaacttaacaggtagccagtgttgagatgataaaattggggttatatggtcatactttcttgtcctagtgagaactctggcagctgcattttggactaactgtagcatatttattaaatatgcaggacaaccacctagtaatgcattacaatagtccagtctagaggtcatgaaggcatgaattagcttctcagcatcagatacagacaggatgtttctaaGCTTgccaatatttctaaggtggaagaaggctgtgtttgtaatatggtgatatgattttaaagacaagttgctgtctaataaacactcAGGTCTTTCACcgttgagctactagtaacagtacatccctctaaatggaagttgaagtgtgagagtttctgtgtactggtttttggtcTGATAcgtaatatttctgtcttatcagagttaaataacagaaaattacagctcaattacagtcttttatctctttaatgCACTCatttaatttggacaatttagatatttcatctggttttgatgagatatataactgtgtatcgtcagcataacagtggaaactaatggcatcttctaatgatgttccctaatggaaacatgtatatcgagaaaagcagaggtcctatgactgatccttgagggaccccataattaactgtcAATAAACTGGAgtattcaccatttaattctacaaaatggtatcgatcagacaggtaggatctaaaccaacttaaagcctgtccataaatacctgtgtaattttgtaagtgatctaggagaatgttgtgatctatagtgtcgaatgcagcactaaggtcaagtagaactaatagagacatacagtcttggtccgaagctaagaacaagtcatttgtaactttaacaagtgcagtttctgtgctatgatggggcctgaaacctgactgaaactcttcaaagatattgttctcctgtaagaaggagctcagttgaacagacacaaccttttctagtattttagacaaaCGACAGATGttaaataggtctgtaatttgatagttcattatgCTCAAAATTAGGCttcttaatgagtggcctaataactgccaacttgaaagatttagggatgtaacctaaagataacgaggagttaataatattaagaagaggctcaccagctgtatgtgacacttctttcagtaatttagttgggatggggtctagtgtaAAAGTTGTTGATGTAGCTGTAGTAATacgtttatctaactcttcctgtcctgtacttgtaaagcactgtagttgtgagtgtagagctttaggtgagatgGGTCACAAAGTGCTCTCATGTGCTGAACATcacctattttgttcctgatactctaattttatcagtgaagaatctcacaaagtcctcactactgaactgtgatggaatagtgtgttcagatctctgtttttttttttattattattattattattattattattattattattattattattattattaatctagccactgtactaaataaaaacctgggattgtttttgttattttctattAGTTTGTTCAGGTGCTCAGCACTAGCAGCTTTTAGGGCCTGTCTACAACTGGATATACTGTCCtcatacgcaattctaaaaacaaagGAGTTTTACAAaggtaattttaaaaatgaagagATGAAATGACCCACACAAATACTTTTAAATCAAGCACAGGTAAGAAAAGGGCATTATTAACTCTCTTAGACCCTAAGGTGACCCTTTCTTATAAGCAGGTGCTCTTGAAGGTTAAAACCATTAAGATTATAAGTAAAAAGAAACATAGACAGTGTTAATATTAACAGTAAAACATACATATGTGATGTCCCTaattaaaaaagataaagattTTTCTGATTATATTAGATCTCAATTATTCCAATCAAAAGTCATTTCTGgcatttattgaatttattacaCTTGCTTTTGGTTACATttgcaaatataaaatatagatttaaTTACATATATGGGGGTATGTAAATACTTTTCTCGTAATGAGCATTAAAtagcaattaattttttttcaaattacaCAAGTATGAGGAATGAAGAATAATACAGTTATTTCTTCATGAGTTGCACTTGTTTTTCTAAGATCACTGAAAAGTGTTATGTTAATatgccatttttattttttcactatATTATgtataacataataataaacataaaacttaAGAAACATCATatacaaccctaaccctaatcctaaccctaataaAGTTATCAGTGAGTGCATGCTTGACCGGCTCTATGTTCTGTAGCATAACTTCAGGTTTGTTTCAGCTGTTACAATAATGCCAGAATTATTAAACTAGCTCTAATTATTAACTATTTGTTGCTTTTAATTGATGCTTAGCACCATTGGACTTGACTGGTAAGTAACCTTTCCATCTCTATAGAAATATTGCTGTATTTGTTACAGTCACCAAAATATGCTTGCTGTTATTCCACTTTGTTTCACCTTTGTTCCTATTGGCTTACCATCTCCCAGGTGGGCATATTGGCCGACAGTTTAGCGAATATAACTTTGTGTTGGGTAAGCAAATATAAATCTTCTGTGGGGAAGTGAGAATCATTTCATACATGGCTACTTGAGACTGCACGTTATTTTTTCCTCCAGATGCTTTTAACAGATTCATGTTAAAGGATGCCAGAAGCTCAAAATTTATCTTTACTAGAAGTACATTTGGAGGAGTACTGTTTTCCTGATTCAAATTTTTCTTGTTTGAAAGCGTCTTACCATGTGACAGCTAAAACcgtgttatattttatactagTGTTTGCAATGACCATTACAGTTCTAGGGAACTCTGTAGTGATCGTCTCCATAGCTCATTTTAAACAacttcacacaccaacaaacatttTGGTGATGTCTTTAGCTATGGTGGATCTGCTTCTGGGAATCACAGTCATGCCATTCAGCATGATAAGGTCTGTGGATGGCTGCTGGTACTATGGTGAAGAATTGTGCTTTTTACACTCTAGTTTTGACATGTGTCTTACTACTGCATCAATTTTTCACCTGATTTCCATTGCAATTGATCGATATCAAGCTGTGTGCTATCCACTTCAGTACCCTACGAGAGTGACTAAACCTGTGGCATGGTTTATGGCAGTTTTGAGTTGGACTGCATCTGTTGTTTATTCTTATACACTCCTGTGTTCAAAAGCAAATTTGGAAAAATTAGATGATTATATTTTGTCAATAAGTTGCCTGGGATATTGTGGCCTTTTGTTCAATGCACTATGGGCAGCACTGGATGCATGTATATGTTTCTTTTTACCATGCTGTGTTATGTTTTGTctgtacacacaaatattttttatttccaagaAACATGCAAGAAAAATTGACAGTGTGAAGCAGGGCAGAAATGATACGAACTTAATCAAGTTTTCACAAAGAGTGAAACATGAGAACAAGGCAGCAAAAACTCTGGGGATTGTTGTAGGTGCCTTCATTTGTTGCTGGATGCCATTTTTCCTTACCTCTCTACTTGAtccttttattaattttgcCACCCCTATATTAATTTTTGATATCTTTGTCTGGTTGGGTTATATTAATTCCACTTTAAACCCTATCATATATGGACTTTTTTATCCATGGTTCAGAAAAACGTTATATCTTATTGTTACACTAAAGATATTTGGTTCGAATTCTTCTCATATGAAACTGTATGCATCATAACTgcaatttatttatagattaaaATGTAGATTTGACACACCAACAGggattaatgttttaatgcaaTATGCcacattgtttaaaaatatctttGAATTGATAGAAAGTTTATCATGTTATTGTTTAATTCCGGGCTTTCACTGGGTAAATGCTTATGgttaaatccatttttttgcttttctctttgtattttctgaagcattttcaCCTTACAAATGTGTATCATTGATCCCAAAATATACCAATGTGCCAGAAAACGTAATTTTGTTTAGTCAGCTTGAGATTGTCTGTTgttatttattgtcatttctgaTTTCTACACTGATATTGCCTGCATACATGTTACTTACATTAAAAATTCATCTATTGCAGCATGGTCTGTCAATCTTATTTATGAATGGAATTGAAAGATTAATAAAACCTCAGCACAATGACTTTACAATGGTGAGAATGGGGAGTTTTTCAAAggtaattttaaaaattaatagaTGGAATCACCCTCTCAAATACTTTCAAATCAAGCACAGGTAAGAGAAGGGGGTATGGATGGCCTATTTCAAATAAGTCATAAACACTTTGCTGTAAAGATTCTCTCTGGTTATAAATAACTCCCAGATATATACATCATTAAATTTCCTAGGAACAAAATATCATCAAATCTTACAGATGAATCTGTGATGTTCTACAAAAGTCAGATCATTTCCTTTCCTACTGATTTGGGTTTATGCTTTAAGATATATAAAAAGTTCTTATAGTTATTATATAAGAAAAGATGCTCTACTtacatttgaataataaaaaaatatgcaatGATAACAATTAGGCACATGGCAGACAAAATATACCAACATCACAGATGAATAGAGTGGAAAGCAACACATGAACTATAGAGCTTGATATGATTCCAGCTATATCTGAGATATCAGTACTGATTAAAGTTAAAAGGATAGAACTACTATGACAGAGTGAATGACAATTCTGTTTGTCCTCAAGtattctacagtatattaagttGGGCTGCAATACATTGAAAGAAAAATATcctattctgaccaatcactaaGGGGCTTTtgcacctggtcacttcatgtgttttctgtgattggatagctatccgatggtaaaaagaccaggtctaaatgccctccgaaacgtttttgagacggatataaatctgatcgttcaaaccccttcaggaggtggtctgggatacTCCTCGGAAAAGGAAGTATGCCACTCGCAAGTGACTGATGAGTCATGCTTggcaccagaaacaaataacaaataacatgctgttttttgtagcataaccatcgTAGcaagttttttcatcttctttttgattgcattctgaaaaccgcatataAAAAAaggtgttccatttcaattaccctggaaatgagacaaaaaatatatttgcattttgggcgggtgtagaaagatcagattgatatccgattcgccaagatggaacagttttaaccaatcagatagCTAtaagatcagagaaaacacatgaagtgaccaggtgtaaaaaggccctaagttTCCATAACTTTCTTAGTATTACTCTCATTATTACctattataaactataaaataatatttatttgactgCCTATCTATTACATTGGCCACATATTTgcatttgcttatttttttatctataaaGTTGCTTATACAGTACCTAGGTTTAATCCacgattgtttaaaaaaaattggcacGGGTATATTTGCATGACAACACATACGGAATCTTAGTTCCCTGTTGTACAAACTGGATATTTTCTATTGGACTACTGCCTCCCTGGTGGTCTCGATTCTCAGCCAGAAAGTGAATATAACTCATGGCATTAGTCATAGTAAGAATAATTTAAAACTTGAACTGTTGGTACCtgcatgtctgtttgtgtttttaattgtttttaaatcttcagGTAAAAGGATGCCAGAAATTCTGAATTCACCTTTACTACAAGAAGCAGATTTGGAGGAATACTGTTTTCCTGGTTCAAATGTCTCTTGTTTGAAGGCTTCTTACCACAAAGCAATTCAAACAGTGGTATACCTTTTCCTACTCTTCGCAATTACTATTACCATTCTAGGGAATT encodes:
- the LOC113651726 gene encoding trace amine-associated receptor 13c-like — encoded protein: MPEAQNLSLLEEVHLEEYCFPDSNFSCLKASYHVTAKTTLYFILVFAMTITVLGNSVVIISIAHFKQLHTPTNILVMSLAMVDLLLGITVMPFSMIRSVDGCWYYSEELCFLHSSFDMCLTGASIFHLISIAIDRYQAVCYPLQYPTRVTIPVAWFMAVLSWTASVVYSYTLLCSKANLEKLDEYIVSISCLGYCGLLFNALWAALDACICFFLPCCVMFCLYTQIFFISKKHARKIDSVKQGRNDTNLIKFSQRVKHENKAAKTLGIVVGAFICCWMPYFLSSLLDPFINFATPLVLYDVFVWLGYINSTLNPIIYGLFYPWFRKTLYLIVTLKIFGSNSSHMKLYA
- the LOC113651725 gene encoding trace amine-associated receptor 13c-like; this encodes MPEAQNLSLLEVHLEEYCFPDSNFSCLKASYHVTAKTVLYFILVFAMTITVLGNSVVIVSIAHFKQLHTPTNILVMSLAMVDLLLGITVMPFSMIRSVDGCWYYGEELCFLHSSFDMCLTTASIFHLISIAIDRYQAVCYPLQYPTRVTKPVAWFMAVLSWTASVVYSYTLLCSKANLEKLDDYILSISCLGYCGLLFNALWAALDACICFFLPCCVMFCLYTQIFFISKKHARKIDSVKQGRNDTNLIKFSQRVKHENKAAKTLGIVVGAFICCWMPFFLTSLLDPFINFATPILIFDIFVWLGYINSTLNPIIYGLFYPWFRKTLYLIVTLKIFGSNSSHMKLYAS